One genomic segment of Gottschalkia acidurici 9a includes these proteins:
- a CDS encoding TolC family protein: MKKIKLAISKVLLSTIIVSSTFTSVAFADAELKDTTEVGAEVKKEVQKQAEKISMEQAVKTGLENSTQLKQVQNQIDISELSKDRTKYLSRKLKDGEDRVESGKTQIDNAQKAVDAGITPQDIVLENGSTIPAGTNIKDLPILDNNQKEQILGGIQSQINKSREQLIGGQSTLSESVSDATKQVEGNLGASSIDSLDIDSTRSIMNAMATTSFEVTKDSYDIYKNQIALLIQKNYYDVLKAQKLLEVKKKSMERGEKQYQFASDSYASGMKAKDDMLLAKVYYKATQADYEKAQGDLNNAIIELRKSIGVALDEEIILTDVLQEKVEKQDLLEGLKSANESRLEIKKALGEVKIHDLNYESVRKIYPENTFQYREAKLLKEKARLNLDKTYKDVEASVRQSYELMESTGNMLITTAEIVNDAKESVEISNYKYREGFGVDNSLLKKLDLESAAGTILDVIAAEENLSQVEEQIVQITYGYNLAKMKYFNDIGITIY, from the coding sequence GTGAAAAAGATTAAATTAGCTATTTCAAAAGTATTATTATCTACAATTATAGTATCAAGTACATTTACATCAGTAGCATTTGCGGACGCTGAGTTAAAAGACACCACTGAAGTTGGAGCTGAAGTTAAAAAGGAAGTTCAAAAACAGGCAGAAAAAATAAGTATGGAGCAAGCAGTAAAAACAGGCTTAGAGAATAGTACACAATTAAAACAAGTTCAAAATCAAATAGATATAAGTGAACTTTCTAAAGATAGAACAAAATATCTTAGTAGAAAACTAAAAGATGGTGAAGATCGTGTTGAAAGTGGAAAAACTCAAATTGATAATGCACAAAAAGCAGTTGATGCTGGTATAACACCTCAAGATATAGTACTTGAAAATGGAAGCACTATACCAGCAGGTACAAACATTAAAGATCTTCCCATTCTAGATAATAACCAAAAAGAACAAATACTAGGTGGGATACAAAGTCAGATAAATAAAAGCAGGGAACAACTTATTGGTGGACAGAGTACACTTAGCGAGTCTGTATCTGATGCAACTAAACAAGTAGAAGGAAATTTAGGAGCAAGTAGTATAGACTCTTTAGACATAGACTCTACACGAAGCATAATGAATGCTATGGCGACTACTAGTTTCGAGGTAACTAAAGATTCATATGATATTTATAAGAATCAAATTGCTTTATTAATACAAAAAAACTACTATGATGTTTTAAAAGCACAAAAATTATTAGAAGTAAAGAAAAAGTCTATGGAAAGAGGAGAAAAACAATATCAGTTTGCATCAGATAGCTATGCATCTGGTATGAAAGCAAAAGATGATATGCTATTAGCAAAAGTTTACTATAAAGCAACACAAGCAGACTATGAAAAAGCCCAAGGTGACTTAAACAATGCTATCATAGAACTAAGAAAAAGCATAGGAGTTGCTTTAGACGAAGAGATAATATTAACTGATGTATTACAAGAAAAAGTAGAAAAACAAGATCTATTAGAAGGATTAAAAAGTGCAAATGAAAGTAGGTTAGAAATAAAGAAAGCTCTTGGAGAAGTTAAAATTCATGATTTAAATTATGAATCTGTTAGAAAAATATATCCAGAAAACACTTTTCAATATAGAGAAGCTAAGCTATTAAAAGAAAAAGCAAGACTTAACTTAGATAAGACATATAAAGATGTAGAAGCATCTGTTAGACAGTCTTATGAACTTATGGAGTCTACAGGTAATATGCTTATAACAACTGCCGAGATTGTAAATGATGCAAAAGAAAGTGTAGAGATATCAAACTATAAGTACAGAGAAGGTTTTGGTGTTGACAATAGCCTATTAAAAAAATTAGATTTAGAGTCAGCTGCAGG
- a CDS encoding CAP-associated domain-containing protein: MSKNKRISYVFFLIIVMIVSYSCYYEPNDKEFTFHGITIGTSESILLSTLGNPDRIDESKYGFKWYIYNNNYYNYIQVGVDEGIVRGVYSNAGNWVSKSGVEIGSSRYEVEKLYKPFFAGSKDYASEFIIDKNNVVIFFDKYNSENVTSILILDGSLDYETYPKESKELQKSLELQLFDLSNAIRVRNGKQPFSWNSQIAATARRHSADMANKDYFSHDNKNGNSPFDRMENDYINFSLAGENIAAGQPDPIYAHEELMNSKDHRVNILGDFDRLGIGVAFGGSYHIYYTQNFYTP, from the coding sequence GTGTCTAAAAACAAAAGAATATCATATGTCTTTTTCTTGATTATAGTTATGATAGTCTCATATAGTTGTTACTACGAGCCTAATGATAAGGAGTTTACTTTTCATGGTATTACTATAGGTACTAGTGAAAGTATCCTATTAAGTACACTTGGAAATCCCGATAGAATAGATGAGAGTAAATATGGCTTTAAATGGTATATATATAATAATAATTACTATAACTATATACAAGTGGGGGTTGATGAAGGAATTGTACGTGGAGTTTATTCCAATGCAGGTAATTGGGTTTCTAAAAGTGGGGTAGAGATAGGTTCTAGTAGATATGAAGTTGAAAAATTATATAAACCATTTTTCGCTGGTAGTAAAGATTACGCTAGTGAATTTATTATAGACAAGAATAATGTAGTTATATTTTTTGATAAATACAATTCAGAAAACGTTACTTCTATTCTTATACTCGATGGAAGCTTAGATTATGAGACTTATCCAAAAGAAAGTAAAGAATTGCAAAAAAGCCTAGAGCTTCAGTTGTTCGATCTTTCAAATGCTATACGCGTCAGAAACGGCAAACAGCCTTTTTCGTGGAATAGTCAAATTGCTGCAACCGCTAGAAGACATAGTGCCGATATGGCTAATAAAGACTATTTTTCTCATGATAATAAAAATGGTAATTCTCCTTTTGATAGAATGGAAAATGACTATATAAATTTCTCTTTAGCAGGAGAAAATATAGCAGCCGGTCAACCTGACCCTATATATGCACATGAAGAGCTTATGAATTCGAAAGATCATAGAGTTAATATATTAGGAGACTTTGACAGATTGGGTATTGGAGTAGCTTTTGGAGGTTCTTATCATATATATTATACTCAGAATTTTTATACACCTTAA
- a CDS encoding MarR family winged helix-turn-helix transcriptional regulator, with translation MKIRGLMDGYNWVNEITNKTIIELKKTADILEEAHNNFFYKYDISNTKFNALAILYNGPKEGMILSEIGDQMLVTRGNITGLIDRLEKQKFVKRVRDDEDRRKIVVIITEEGKVFIEKVIEDYKKWTGVILQSIEVDEKNEFIRILKKFKMKL, from the coding sequence ATGAAAATCAGAGGGTTAATGGATGGATATAATTGGGTTAATGAAATTACTAATAAAACTATAATTGAACTGAAGAAAACAGCAGACATACTAGAGGAAGCACATAACAATTTTTTTTATAAGTATGATATATCTAATACAAAATTTAATGCACTAGCTATTCTATATAACGGACCAAAGGAAGGAATGATTTTATCAGAAATAGGAGACCAAATGTTAGTAACAAGAGGAAACATAACTGGTCTTATAGATAGACTTGAAAAACAAAAGTTTGTAAAAAGAGTTAGAGATGATGAAGATAGAAGAAAAATAGTAGTTATAATCACTGAAGAAGGGAAAGTGTTTATAGAAAAAGTAATAGAAGATTATAAAAAATGGACAGGAGTGATACTACAAAGCATTGAAGTAGATGAGAAAAATGAATTTATCCGCATACTTAAAAAATTCAAAATGAAATTATAA